From Palaemon carinicauda isolate YSFRI2023 unplaced genomic scaffold, ASM3689809v2 scaffold351, whole genome shotgun sequence, the proteins below share one genomic window:
- the LOC137636679 gene encoding uncharacterized protein, with protein sequence MRNASTVAKMFLSNRDSITKKKVREELEKHPAVQTPNSYGKDHSNNIKRLGLAGILLQLNPDTAQSIQHIPPWKKQVAKFSYTKLPRAKENCTIEELSNAATAAMQTAETIGAHIYYTDGTVDPGTKTAGAAVHSCNFTACWRTSNNVSTLQTELVAIQQALRYSIENEEGPVVIHTDSRSSMQALQQDKNKENKSLIADIKSLLYQHNERNRLVTFNWIPSHIGIPGNEKADELAKSTRHIQNIQVHIQHALQQIKNKIKTHLKDNLIKDLHMWAENGSPSATWCKWATELEPPPIDKNTPRKQAVCIHRLRLGYKANWEIGEDIQRPCDHCGDTPQHALLHYLHECRETAQLRGDLLVNTNAPEAGKAAATLAKAIVESFDTHSELLSRLPPPR encoded by the coding sequence ATGAGAAATGCAAGCACAGTTGCAAAGATGTTTCTATCAAACAGggactcaatcaccaaaaaaaaGGTTAGAGAGGAACTGGAGAAACATCCTGCAGTTCAAACCCCAAACTCTTATGGCAAAGAtcacagcaacaacattaagagaCTTGGGCTGGCCGGAATACTCCTACAGCTGAACCCAGACACAGCACAGAGTATccaacacattccaccatggaaaaaacaagtagcAAAATTCAGCTACACcaagctcccaagggcaaaagaaaactgcaccatAGAGGAACTCAGCAATGCTGCAACAGCAGCAATGCAAACTGCAGAAACCATAGGAGCAcatatctactatactgatggtacagtggaTCCAGGAACAAaaacagcgggagctgcagttcactcctgcaatttcacagcatgctggaggacatcaaacaatgtctccaccctgcagacagagcttgttgcaatacaacaagccCTAAGATACTCCATTgagaatgaggaaggaccagtagtcattcacactgattcacgatcctcaatgcaagccctacagcaggacaaaaacaaagaaaacaagtccctgatagctgatatcaaatccctcctatatcagcacaatgaaagaaacAGGCTAGTAACATTCAACTGGATACCCAGTCACatagggataccagggaatgaaaaagctgatgagctagccaaaagcaccagacacatccagaatatacaggtgcacatacagcatGCACtacaacaaatcaaaaacaaaataaaaacacaccttaaggacaacctaatcaaggatctACACATGTGGGCAgaaaatggctctccctctgccacttggtgcaaatgggccacggagctagaacccCCACCCATAGACAAAaacaccccaaggaaacaggctgtatgcatacacagactccggctgggttacaaggCAAACTGGGAAATCGGAGAGGACATCCAAAGACCATGTGATCACTGCGGTGACACGCCACAACACGCCCTCCTGCACTATTTACATGAATGCAGGGAaacagcacagctgagaggtgatctacTAGTAAACACCAACGCACCAGAGGCCGGGAAAGctgcggccacactggcaaaggcaattgtGGAAAGCTTTGACACCCACTCAGAGTTGCTTTCAAGATTACCTCCTCCAAGGTAA